Part of the Rissa tridactyla isolate bRisTri1 chromosome 3, bRisTri1.patW.cur.20221130, whole genome shotgun sequence genome, TAACAGATTTCCTAGGCAGACCTGGCAGAAAAAAGCGATGCTGTACCAAGCTGTGAGACATCTGGTTTTAAATGCCTTGTCTGCAAGAAGTAGGTAGAACATAAAGGGATTGTCCTACCCtatgcagaagacaaaaaaagctgaaaatcgGGGTTCATGATGCTAGAGGGAGCATTTGTGCACATTGCCCTGCCCAGAACAGTAAGTATTCCAGCAATCTAACTATTCCTGTTACCAGGCACAGGGACATTAATGAGCCTGAAACAGATTTCCATCCTTGGAGCACAGAACAGGAATCACCTTCCTGAGGCACAGAGAAGTCTCATCATGACCACCCTGGAGCCACAACCTGTAGGTCAGACCATGCGGGCACGAAGGGGTTAGAGCCCACCCTGCTCACTTACTTTGGAAAGATCCCTACTTCTCAAAATGCTAACCTCCGTATGTGCCCACCTGCACATTTTCCATCTCTGAGAGCCACAGAGAGTACAAATGTTCCCAAGTACTCTGCTGTCCACAGAGAAGTCAAGCATGAAAATCTCATTTGTGGAGCTCAACAGGAGGCTGTTCTGGATGTAACCGCTATTTAACTTTTTGGGGGTTTATGTCATTCCTTGTTAATATTGCTAAATGACACATTCTGAAGCCACTATCACACAGTGTGCAATATCTCTGGGGAGAACGAAGACTATGAAGGCCACCAAGTTTTTTCAAGTCCCCTCTTCCAGGGCATAATTCCCTCAAGATTACAGTAGCTCTATCTCTGCAGATGCCTTCCAGCTGCCCATAATCTTTAGAGCAGTTCTTTGGCGGGTGCCGAGGACTATTTATGTGAGCCCCAGGcttcctcccagcagctctgcagacggCCTTTGGAGCTACAATGACTCAAAATGTGCAGGTTACCAGCATGACTAGCGACAAATGGCAGTGTTTGGGATGCTGCTCCTAACGAGTGATGCcgagcagcccagcccagctgtgctgcctcTTCCTACccttcccagctgtgtctccagAAATGAGGAGCACTGCTTGACACCACCCCGCTCTCTTTGAGCAGGAAGAAGGTGAAGGCGAAGGGGTTACGGGCAGACTGTAACCCCAGTATCACCCTTTAGGTCATTTCTATTGATGTGTCTTCATCTCCCCAACAACATTCTGAAATAGAGCAGAGCCGCCcggggagtgtgtgtgtgcaaagaGGTGCATACTCTTCATTATTTTTAGAAGGACATGAGAAAGTTGGTGTGGAGCTTTGATTCAGAGCGCTGGGTTCTTCTGTTTAGGGAATGGCTCGTTTGCAAACAGAAATTTTGTTATGAAATAGAAtgtgggaagattttttttttttttaagtcggTATGACTTAAATGAGTTGGAATGGCTTTCGTGTTTTACCAATTATAAGGATATTTTGTTACATTAATGATTTTGGAATGGAAACTGTACACATGTGAATAAGAAAATATCAACATGGGACtacttactgaaaagaaaatgcttttttgaatatctttccagaaaaaaatgttgtccaaacagcatttaaaaaaaccccaaacttttagTATCAAGGACACTAGAACTCACTTTGGTGACAAATTTCTGATCTCCTTTACTCAAcaatttgctttcagaaaaagctGCTTAGCTCTGGCTCTGCTCCTGAAAAGAGATAACTGGAGGTTTTGGCTACAAATGGTTCAAGACTCCTGTCCGTGCCGTCACATCAAGCACAGGGCTTTAGCTGCTGCCGGGCAATGGTCCATCCATGGGGAGCGGGGCTTCCTCCGTTCATCTGCAGGCGTTCTGGCGCTGCGTGGTGGATGTAAAATCCTCCGTTGTTCGGTGCATCAGACACAGTTCTGTTGAGACACTGTGTTGCACTGGCACTGGGATCATGCTGGCACGGGCTGTTGCTCACTAAATACGGATTCTGTgctgtttctgaaatatttttttcaaggatatgttttgtactgaattttttttttttaataagagtttACTCTGTCCAagatgtaaaagggaaaaaaaaaagtttttcaactCAAGTAAACAGAAAAGCGTGTGATGAGCGTTGGTACGTTTGAACCTTCTGGAAGTGGTGAAAGGACAGGAACAGGGATGCGGGCAGGTCGGTGTTACGGGACTTGAGCCCGCCTGGCGCCGAGCCGCGAGGCTGAACCGCGGCGGCTCTTACTTTGACCCAATTTTGACTTGAACGTTGAAGTTCCGAGGCCAGAGATGCGCTAGGTGAGCAGGATGGCTTCTCGGGAGGACCATCCCCCGCCGCTGGCCGGcgaccgccccgccccgcctcgcctcgcctcgcctcgcctccgAGCGCGGACGGAGGGGgtcggcggggcgggcggtgctggaccgggacagggacggggacagggacggggacagggacagggaccgGGACAGGGACCGGGACCGGGCCGCTCCTGCCGAGGCAGAGGGTCCCGCCGCTCCTCGCCATGCTGCCGGCGCGCCTCCGCCCGGGGCGGCTCCTGTCCGCCGGGCCGCTCCGCCTGCccgccccgcggggagccggcggggagCCCCCCCGGAGCCCGGGCACCCCCCGCGGTAAGGGGCTGCGGGGATGGCGGGGAGGtttggcggcgggcggggggtcgaggcggcggagcggggctggggctgggtgcgCACCGCCGCCCGCGGGGGACACGGCGGCTCGGGTGGTCCCAAGCGTTGTTGTGCCGGTTTGGGTACCCACACCCCAGGCTGcggcgtgtgtgtgtgggggttgtCGAACCGGACCCGCCGGTGCACAGTCAGTGCATGCGGGGGTATTGCGGAGGCTGCGTGGAGGTAACTGTGCGCAGCGGAGAGCTGGGAGTTTGATCCCCGAGTTGCTCTTCCAGCGACAGGGGTGGGCACGGattttccccttcccccgctACCCATCATTCATTGACTCTTAGTGCATGGTTTGACGAAGtggttttttcctcatctttaagCTGAGCAGCCTCACAAGGTGGTTGCAAGTTACAAACCTTCGAAGTTTGACAAAAAAATCCTCCTCTGGACTGGACGTTTCAAGACCGAAGAAGAAATTCCTCCCAGGATCCCGTAAGTGCGCGGCTCTTGTCCAAAGGGAATGTGGAGTTGAAGGGAAAGTGGTGGCGTGATCCCGATCTAAAGCTTTTACACAGAGATTGAACCAGTTTTTCATCACTGAAATCATGGAAACAAATTAGAGGGCAAGAGAATTTCCTGTCCTGGTTAGAggttaagaagaaaaaatgttccaTACTGGAGTCCCCAGAGTCTGGGATTAAGAGCTGGATCCATCTGAGTAGACAGCCTCAGTTACATTTATATACtgggttgtttattttgtttattccTAATGTGCAATCAGAGAAGGATGTCATTGGTAAACAATATCTTCTGTTAATAGCTCCCATAAACCATTCTAAGGGAGCTGACTGTCACTGAATGGTTACATCCAACAAATTATGATCTATTATAGAATTTGAGGAAAAATAGAGAAGGAGGTTATGAGAGAAACATCCCCCACCAAGGAAAACCGGGTACTTGGCATAGCCTTAGCCTCCCGTTTTTGTTGACCCACTGGACTAGAtcatctttgaaggtcccttcccacccaaaacCACACTGCTTCTGTGGTTCTCTGGCTTGCTGAAAGTTAGCATCTCCCAGGGGAGTCGGTCATGGAGCATGTGAAACCCCTCTAATGCCAAATTGCTGCCTTTTTCTTAGGATGTTCAATAGCGTGTTAGATGTCTCTCTGCAGGACACTACTTTTTATCATCACAGCATGCCCCTGTCTGGGGTGGTACGTTGCGTGTAAGCAGcgtgcagagctctgccaagAAACAGATACATCCTCCGCCTGTTCCTGTTGGTTCCTGACTGGCGTTTGCTGAGCTGGGCAGCGGCTTTCTAAAGGGTCCCACCTCTCTTGCACTGTGCTAGTCCCACCATCTTCCCCTAGAGAGCAGGTCAGATGGGTCTCAGAAGCTCTGAAAGCTGTTCAAGTCATCGGGAGGTGTTCATAAGGACACAGACGTTTGCCAGTCCATACACatacacgcacgcacgcacggacacacacacacacggcttGTTCCTCTGCAGTAGTTGGCCTGCCAAGTGCGTGTCACCACTTTGGGCTTTCAGGGTGGGCAAAGTCTTTTTAGAACTGTAAGATCATAAATAGTAATATACTAGAGGAAATGAATTGTGAGACATTGAAGCTGAACTGTGTCAATGctttaactatttaaaaaaacaaccaaacttgCAAGATATTGTTACCTGTGAACAGAACCTAGCTGCTGAAGATAGTTTGTATTTAGGGTGAAGTCTGCAGTCCTTATTCAAGGTTGTTGgcttgttgtggtttggtttttgttgttttgttgttggtggtgtgtgttttgttttgttttttaaaaaaacccacacagctgTTACTGAGTTCAGCAGAGGTTTACCCGGCGTCTTGATGAAGGGTTGAGTAGCAAAGGCCCTAATGTGCAATTAGGGAGGAACATAATCAGGTCTGTTCTCCTTAAAGCAGAGtcagaaagcaagaagaaagtgaaaaccTGCTTCAGAAGAGTTTCAATTAGTGCATCGTGGAATACGATTAGGCTAATCAGCCAGACTAATAGCATTTATGGTTTTGCTTCTGTTGCTACAAATGGATTAGTGGATTAATGACTTTATGTGCCAGTCTAACGTGTGGTTTGATTTAAAGATGATGTTTGCCATTGGACAGAAGCACTCTCAGCCACTGTCACTCTCAGCCATCGGCTGGCACTCTCAGCCATCGGCAAGAAACGTGTCAGGTACAacatgtgcctgtgtgtgttgGCAGGGACAGGGGTACATGGCACGGCTGCTCCTCAGACCTGCCCTCTTCTCTTGCATCAGGCCTTCGGGAGCAGCGCTGCCGCCCTCAGCCTTGGTACGCGCTCCCACGGGCACAACTTCCACCGTAAAAactccagctctgccccatccCGCCGCTCACCCTCTTTAAAGTAAAGCCAAAGGTGTTCTGGGGGAATGAGATGATCGCAAGGTCTTTATTCACAACGTAAAATCAATTCTTTATGCAGCTATCCTTTTTACTTATATATATTACGTATAAAAACATAACTGTGTATTAATGTGTATTTATATTCTGTACCTTATGAatatatgtttatacatataAAGCATTCCCATGTGatttatgaaaggaaattaaGTGTACAGCCAGCATTATAACGAAGATCTTAAAAACAGTATTCCCACGTATAATGCCTAACTCAGAAAATGACTTAGTGGAAGGTTTTGAGACAATTTTAGCGATAGGGAGATTGCCTGTGCTGGTTCTCGGGTGCAGGCAGCCTgatgctgctgctcagagcagaggagGGCGGACATAGGAGTGGAACCGAGGGAGCTGCTGGGCCGTGCAGCGCTTctcttgcagcagctgctgccaaacGTGGGGCAGAAGTTTCATTACTTTTGCCTTTGACGACCAGCAAAAATAATCACATAGATTGTCGTCATTTAGGTGTGTGTTCCTGTAACAGAGAAGGCTGACATCAGCTGCCCACTTTATAaataaagctgctgcttttctagaGAATTAAAAACTCATAGCAATACAAAATCTGTTTCAATCACCTACCCAGTATGTGAAGTCCCTGGCCTACAGTACACAGGACGCCATCTAAACAGGTTAGATAcagctggagcgcctctcctctcctgtgaggacaggctgagagagttggggctgttcagcctagagaagagaaggctccggggagaccttatgtAGGGtgcttacaggagagatggggagggactctatcagggagtgcagcgacaggatgaggggtaacggttttaaaatgaaagagaggagatttagactagatatcaggaaaaaaattctcagggtggtgaggcactggaacaggttgcccagagaagttgtggctgccccatccctggcagtgttcaaggccaggctggatggggctttgagcagcctggtctagtgggaggtgtccctgcccatggcaggggggttggaactgggtgatctttaaggtcccttctagcccgaaccattctgtgattctgtgacagcaaCTGAGTAAGAGGAACTCGCTTTCACCACATCTGGTTAACACTGCATACACTTCTCCATCTCTTTAATAGATAAAATCCCTTCAATTTCACTATTTTGAAATAGAGCTTAAGGTATGACTTCTGGTGTATTTACCTCAAGTATTTAAGTGCAAATATTTATTgcacaagcaattttttttttctccagcttcgaaaaaaaaaaaaaaatccatttaaattcaCTACATGTTGCTTTTCCACTGGAAATGGATGAGGGTCAGAAAATGCAAAGCTCTTGGGCGGTACAAAACCAGTCATGGCAATCTGAAGGCGCTTTTGTTTTAGGagctaattctgttttcatttttcaacagTGGCGTTACGCCTGCGATGCTCTGAAGAAGAGAGCCTTCACAGTTTTCTAACGATTCAATTCAGTAACTTTTAATTGCAGGCCAGAGATGTTGGACAGGGCAAGAAACAAAGCTCGAGTCAAAGCTTGTTACATCATGATCGGCCTCTCCGTTGTTGCCTGCTTTGCAGTGATCGCCTCCGCCAAGAAGGTGAGCACAAGCGCTAGCCCGTTAGCGTGGAGCGTGCTTAAAAACGACGGAATTCTGCGAAAAGCAGACAAACCTGAACAAACCCTAGTTTCACCCAACCCATGCTCCGTTAAGCGGTTGCTGGCTGTTCCCAGGACTGGGTGGCTTTCCCCGAGGCGCGCGGTCACTCCTGCTACGCTGATCTTAACCAGACACGTTATGTCCGCAGGCTGCTGCGCGTCACGAGTCCTTGACGAGCTGGAACTTGGCAAAGAAGGCCCGGTGGCGGAGAGAGGCCGCGCTAGCGGCCGAGTCCAAGGCAAAGTAACTTCACA contains:
- the FAM162B gene encoding protein FAM162B, with the translated sequence MLPARLRPGRLLSAGPLRLPAPRGAGGEPPRSPGTPRAEQPHKVVASYKPSKFDKKILLWTGRFKTEEEIPPRIPPEMLDRARNKARVKACYIMIGLSVVACFAVIASAKKAAARHESLTSWNLAKKARWRREAALAAESKAK